In Lolium rigidum isolate FL_2022 chromosome 7, APGP_CSIRO_Lrig_0.1, whole genome shotgun sequence, the DNA window gtttcactttattcttctcgtcattaaaatgtacgaaggagaagttgaagtctttgactcactaaccaaagagcctatactatacaagtcttgttttcttatgctcaaaaggtaatttaaattcttatcggtttttttGTGAATTTCCCGATATCAAGctgattgataactcttttgtgcattttcttttgtcgggcagcgtatgggaaactttcatcaaggaagatcagtcCTTTCAATGGGCaccgaagctgatatggcgtgcgaacaaagtaagtaatagttacctaggtccacacacctttatcatacttgattattgtttgactgaattatattcttgtacgaAATGCGCGAAACAACCGGAGGGGActgatctatgtggatactacgtttgcgagtacatccacggaATTGTCGACGAGagagcgaataatgaaagaaataaagaggtacgaaaacaatattcacaaatttattttgttaccataagttgtgctTGAGTTTCGgtaataattgtttgatttgtgatttgatatatacatatatatacacacacacatagctcatgtattcatttgtatcttattcttttacagttgagaagaaagcgggagaagatcacaatcgaggagcgcttcaaagcaatttgcgaggaattggcgggattttttccttcgggaagtcataccaccgttccactatgcataaagatcttctcccgctcctcgattgctttgtgtatatatagttcgactcggagtgtaccactatggtacatgtaatagatagtatgcctcggagagtaccactacgcatgaagatcgatcttcatgcatgtactacttTATTCTGGTGCATCGACTTGATATGCATCGAAGAGTactacttatgcaattacatatgtgttatattatatgcaccaacttgatatgcatcaccttgatcttcatgtactacgtaaACTCAAAcgtgtttctggtgcatcgacgtgaAACGCAtcgatacccctaaacccctgcAAAAATCCTAAACcatgaattctctgccgcggcagacaacctttggtaccggtttgtaatacaaaccggtaccaaagctccctcGTCGTGCGCTCTCCTAGGCGCCCACATGGAGGCGCCATTAATACCGgttttcgtaaggaaccggtacgaaagggggggccttttgtACCGGATCTTTTATACCGGTTGAGAAATCGGTGCAAAtggcccttacgaaccggtatagatgagcgtttttctactagtgtagcaGTTCCCTCTAATGGCATGACATGGATCTCATTGCTTAGAATCTGCTCGAGGACCGCTTGCCCCACTCGATCAATATCGCATGCAGTGTCGATAACCTGTCCTAGTCCCAGATGATCCCATACCTGGCGAGCTCTCTGAAACTCAAAAAGGAGATGTTTAGTATCTTCAGCTCCAGTAAGACATAACGGGCACTATGGACTAACTCTCAAGTGCCGATTAGCCAGTATCACCCTGCATGGTAAGGTCTCCTGCATGATCCGCCATATGCAAATTTTAACCTTGCTAGGTACTCTCAATTTCCAAATCGTCGCCCACATCGGGTGCTCCTTCATTGGTCCATCATCTGGACGATTTATCCTGTGACCAAACTGGCTTTCCCACTCTACAAAATAAGCAGACCGGACCGAAAAATGCTTGTTTTGGTAAAGTGCCACGATACGAAATCTTCCATCATGTGTTACTCATATTTCTTTGTGCATACAAAAGCATCACAAATCATTTTTGTGAGACATTGAGCGACAACAACAAACACGGCCACGGTTCAAGCGAGATGCTCCTTCCGTTCATAAAAAAATGTCGAAGGTTTATCTATATTTAAATATATCTATATACTAAAAAGATAtttaaatacatctaaatttagagagTGAATTTTGTACTTACATGTATGGGTGTGGATCTTTTCGTCACCATCCATTTATTTCTTAAGATTCCTTTTCTATCCAAATATCAAAGCACAATCAACAATGACGGAAAACATTTTTTACAGACAGATGTTGTATTAATTTTCTTGCGAGATTAGTCTAACCAATCAGCCGGCCCTATTGAAAATTTCAGAACCAAAATTTCGTGGACCGGTCATCCGAATAGCTCCCACGCACGCGCACGCCCTCGCTGGCCACGCCGCACTCGTTTGCGCCCACGATGgccactccgccgccgccaccggccaaATACGATAATCTCCGTCCGAGGATTTGAGGCGTCGTGGGAGCAGGACACTGAGCGAGATCACTGTGTGGGCGTGGCGTGTGCAGACCTCTAGAACAGCCGCGCAACCGCATCACCTCCGCCTTTTCTCTCTGCTTCCACCCCCGCCGCCAACCTATTACCCCAAGGTAACCCTACCCGATTCGGCTGGACGCTGTGCGAGAGTCGAGATTTGTGGTTTTCTCAAGGTATTCTACCTTTTCCTCGCAATTTACTCCTAGACCAACAATTTATTCCAAACGTAGATGCCGCTGCTATCGACGGGATTGCACTTGAAGCATAAGAACTCACAGCAACTTCGTCTAATCCTCGTGCAGGTCCGATCCATTCATCCCATCGCGTTTCCCGACTAATTTCTTCGTACCAAATTTGCTGCGACCATCTAAAGCCATAGTGCAGGCTATCTGTTCGACGGAATGTCCCGCAAGAAAGTAAAAGTTGACACTGTCGAGGGAGATGCCGCCGCTGCCGATGATCGTCTTAGTGCCCTCCCGGACGACCTCCTCCACAAGGTCATGTCGTTCCTGAGGGCGTGGGAGGTGGCTCGCACCTGCGTGCTCTCGCGCCGCTGGCGCAACCTCTGGGCTTCCGCGCCCTGCGTCGACCTCCGGGTCTGTTGCAAACACCGTCACCGCTGGCTCCCTCTGCGCCTCACCAGGTTCGCCAACCACTTCTTGCTCCTGCGCGAGGTGTCTGCGCCGTTGCACACGCTCCGGCTCCTGTCCACCGCCGACCTTAACGGTACTCCTACGCTCCCGTACAGCCCCAAATACGACGAGGACGGGGAGGATTACTGCTCTACGGATGTCGAGATGTGGATCCGTGCTGCCATAAACCGCGGGGCTCGCTTTATCCAGCTTAGTAAACATCCAAGGCAGGATGACTTATCTGACCTTGAGTCCGTGCCCCTCATCTCCTGCCACCTCAAACACCTGCACCTATCGGGTACAATGTTGTACGACAGGACACTAAGGCAGCTCTGTTGTCAGTGCCCTTCTTTGGAAATCCTGGAGCTCAAGGAGTGCCACTTGGATGGCCCCCAGATATCATCTACCTCACTTATCAGTTTGACCATGGTCGACTGCAGGATCAGGACAGAACTCTCCATCGCTGCTCCAAACCTCGTATCACTGCGCTGTGTCAATCCGTACCACCATGCTCCCTCATTCGAAAACATGGGGACTCTGGCCACGGCCACCATCACGCTTAAGGACTCTTTCTTGCATGATAAGTTTGAAGACAGGTACATTGAACCCGATCCAGAAGTGTTTGAGTGTGACAGCAGCAGTGACCGTGAATCAGATGATGATAGTGATGCTGATAGCAATTTGAGTGAAGAATTCTATGGTGATGAAGTTTTAGGTGGCCAAAATGTTATCCGCAGCCTTTCAAATGCTACAAGTTTGGAGCTGATAGCTGATGTCGGAGAGGTATAAATATGAATCTGTTGCTGATATTTGTCGGCTATTTTATTTGCAGAAAAAAATTGTACTTCACAAAATCCTTTTTACTGGACATCTTGGGCATTTTTTTCCACTCCAATACCAACAGCTGGTTACATACTCATAGTCACAACAAATGACCTGCTAAGTTATGGGAAATAATTCTAGCTTTATCGTAATATATAATAAGATTGTATAACCAAAGTGCATGTAATATGAGTAGCTTGCCAGGAGCATTTTTGTTATCATTTTTCTTTTCCAATGATGTATCCTTATCACCATGTCTACAGTCTAACGATATCATCCTCTTAGCAACTTAACCAGAAGCAAACATTCATTTCCAAACAAATGTCTAATTGCTTGTACGTTAACTATGTTATTATTCTTTTCCTTGGACTGAATAAATTCACTTCTGTGTACCATATGAAGTTGATTCTGAATAGGGAAATGGAAATGTGCCCAATTTTTAGCAACCTAAAGGTGTTAACCCTTGGTGAATGGTGTATGGCTGATGACTTCCATCCATTAGTCTTGTTCCTGCAGCATGCTCCAAATCTGGAGAGGCTTTTTCTTAAACTTAAAGTGGTATGGCCATTGTTATACTACATTTATATTGAGCTGTGATAATTTAGTTTTTACCTATTTCATGACATTCATTTTGTTCTGCGACAAGGATCATGAGGAAATAGAAGACGATATCAAACCAGAGGGTAGATCGTTTGTTTGCAAAAACCTTGCGACGGTCGAGATAAAATGTCCCAAGGATGATGAAAGAGTTCATGTGTTAGCACATTTCTTCGTGGCTAATGGCATAGCCATGGAAAAGATATCTGTCTATCACCGTCCGACTCGCCAAACTTGTGAGTCATGTATTCTTACCTTATCTCACACAAGTCTTTCATTATTATTATTTTGGTTAAATGACACTAAAGCCACAAAATGTTGTTATATTTGCAATGTGAGTCAGTTTGTTTTTGGAGCTTGATCAGAATTTATACAGTGTAAACTTATTCGCTTCCTCACACTTCAACCAGGCAAATCCTTGGCCTTAAGATGGGGCTGATGAGTAGAACCTACAGTTTTGGCGGTAAGATCTTACATCTGATTACATAGCTTTTTATTGACTGTAAGGATTACAAGTCCTATCTTATGATGTAAATCCACTTTATACTTAACACAGATTTGAGGAACAAGAAACTACCAACATGTCAAAATATTTGGTGTCTTTGTCAGTGCACGTTCTCTAAAGTTATAGTTTCCCCCTTTTTTACTAATATACATCTACAAATGCTATGGAAATGTAATTTGACAAGAATGTATGTTATATGACCAACCTTTGTGCGTATCTCTGAAGTCTGATCATTTGTTGTGTACCTTAGAATTTTGAACAGTGGAAGGCTATCTTAATGACAAAATGTTAGTCCATGCAGATGATCCTCTCACACGGCACAGATCATGGCTGCAGAATTAAACAGAGCTGCTGATGCTTCTTGTGCGTATCTCTGAAGTCTGAACCATGTGTGGGCCGTGTGGCTACATGAAACCCATAAAAAGTCAAGATTGTTTTTGTCGCGTTACGAGTTAACATTATTATATATAGTCAACATTAATTCGTACTTAGACAAGTACTATGAAAATGATGTTACCATGGTATTATATCCTAGTTATAAAAGTTTGGAGGTTAATTTGCTTAGTCCCGGCAAAATACCTCATACTTCAGCGTTCTATTCGATTACACATGTTAATCAGTAGGTACGTGTGCAATAAGGATTCCTAACAAAAAATTTGGGCTGCAAAGAGAAGGCATGTTTGGTCCATGGGCACGCAAATGTCCAGTACTCCTATGTGTGGACAAATAATTGAAACCTAGCGGTAAAACTATTAAAGTGCTAGTATATGATCGTAAGTGTTTGAATTTGGAGAATTTTTTTTGCATTAATTGTTTGAATTACATGGGGACATTTAACATAAAGCACGTTCCGCAAATGATGCTTTTGGtcgtcaaaatagagggagcatatgctcccatgttccaaaacatcactccccaacGAGCTAAGTAATTTTCTCGGGCTGTAAAGGTGAACACATAATTAAGCTAAGCATGCTCCCTCATTCGCAAACCGTTTCTACTGTGTCACAAAGGAAGTGATCACGGTTGTAGTGGAACCTGGGTTCATAGTACCGTTGCAGCTGGAGTATGGAACTTTGGATTGGTCTAAACTAAGTAAGAATGTTGAAGCAATCGCCTAGTTAGTTAACTTTTTTTAGCAGCCCATATAGCTAGTTAATTTTCTATAATATTACGTGGAGTTCAGTTATCTTTGATGCCGGTGTAGGTCACCCAATCCTGCCTCAAGTAGTTTCCAAGTActccgtaagagcatctccaccggtgcgccccaaataggcgccggcaggagcgccggcacctccgtttggggacgccggcacaacatcctctatctgggggagctgctcccacaccggtgcTCCCAAACAGGCGGCCCTgatagataatttgaatttgaaatctcaaacacaaccatagaaattcgaataagtctACGAATATGAAGTTTGAGTCAACACATGGCCATGAAATACGAATAGGTTTTagaataagaagtttgggccaacacacggccaccagatCGCCGTTTCCGGCGCAAAAAAGGGCTTTCCAAGCCAGATGATCGCATGATCACACGAAGGAGGTCAGGGGCGGCGCAACCTCGTCCTTATAGAatttttcaatttgagtaagaatCCCGTTGAAAAAAATGGAATTTGATTTTCAGGTGAATTTTGGAATAATATAAGAGATAAATAAACAattgaatttgaaaaaaaaaacctcgcccatggacacgccggaccCGCTGCCGAACACCTGCTGGGTGCGCCTGCCGCCGCT includes these proteins:
- the LOC124672728 gene encoding MEIOTIC F-BOX protein MOF-like: MSRKKVKVDTVEGDAAAADDRLSALPDDLLHKVMSFLRAWEVARTCVLSRRWRNLWASAPCVDLRVCCKHRHRWLPLRLTRFANHFLLLREVSAPLHTLRLLSTADLNGTPTLPYSPKYDEDGEDYCSTDVEMWIRAAINRGARFIQLSKHPRQDDLSDLESVPLISCHLKHLHLSGTMLYDRTLRQLCCQCPSLEILELKECHLDGPQISSTSLISLTMVDCRIRTELSIAAPNLVSLRCVNPYHHAPSFENMGTLATATITLKDSFLHDKFEDRYIEPDPEVFECDSSSDRESDDDSDADSNLSEEFYGDEVLGGQNVIRSLSNATSLELIADVGELILNREMEMCPIFSNLKVLTLGEWCMADDFHPLVLFLQHAPNLERLFLKLKVDHEEIEDDIKPEGRSFVCKNLATVEIKCPKDDERVHVLAHFFVANGIAMEKISVYHRPTRQTCKSLALRWG